In a single window of the Candidatus Persebacteraceae bacterium Df01 genome:
- a CDS encoding undecaprenyl-diphosphate phosphatase, which yields MGDAAHWVNIIILGIVEGVTEFLPVSSTGHLIITAHWLGENSAGGKLFEVVIQLGAIVAVCYEFRARLLQMARDWRGEATRRMAVNLTLAFLPAAILGLLLYDTIKLYLFSPVTVALALIVGGVVIIWAERRPRASRIMQMEELRPRDALVVGLCQTLSLFPGVSRAGATIIGAMLWGVERRTATEFSFFLALPVMFAASGYDLWKSRDLLNWQLAGDIALGFVVSFVSALLVIRVLLRYVSRHNFTPFGWYRIIFGLLVLAVFAS from the coding sequence ATGGGGGATGCCGCCCACTGGGTTAATATTATTATTCTCGGCATCGTTGAAGGTGTTACCGAATTTTTGCCAGTTTCTAGTACCGGTCATCTGATTATTACAGCTCACTGGTTGGGTGAAAATTCTGCTGGTGGAAAACTATTTGAAGTGGTAATTCAACTGGGCGCAATTGTTGCTGTATGTTACGAATTTCGTGCCCGCTTGTTACAGATGGCACGTGACTGGCGTGGTGAGGCGACGCGGCGTATGGCGGTTAACCTCACATTGGCATTTTTGCCTGCCGCAATACTGGGGTTGCTGTTGTATGACACGATTAAACTTTATTTGTTTTCACCGGTGACGGTGGCGTTGGCGCTGATTGTCGGCGGTGTGGTAATTATATGGGCGGAACGCCGACCGCGTGCGTCGCGTATCATGCAAATGGAAGAGTTACGTCCTCGCGATGCACTCGTTGTTGGGCTGTGTCAAACCTTGTCTTTATTTCCGGGCGTGTCACGGGCGGGAGCGACGATTATTGGTGCCATGCTGTGGGGAGTGGAGCGACGAACGGCAACAGAATTTTCTTTCTTTTTGGCGTTACCGGTTATGTTTGCCGCTAGCGGTTATGACTTGTGGAAAAGCCGTGATTTGTTAAATTGGCAACTGGCGGGTGACATTGCGTTGGGCTTTGTTGTGTCGTTTGTATCGGCATTACTGGTTATTCGTGTATTGCTACGTTATGTTTCGCGTCACAATTTCACACCTTTTGGCTGGTACCGTATTATTTTTGGATTGCTGGTATTGGCGGTATTTGCCAGCTGA
- the rpmE gene encoding 50S ribosomal protein L31: MKKDIHPDYHYIPATCSCGNTLQVGTTCSQEHLQLDICSNCHPFYTGKQKLVDTSGRVEQFRRRFGAKTN, translated from the coding sequence ATGAAAAAAGACATTCATCCCGATTATCACTACATCCCTGCAACCTGTTCTTGCGGCAACACGCTGCAAGTTGGTACTACTTGCAGCCAAGAGCATTTGCAATTAGATATTTGTTCCAATTGTCATCCCTTTTACACAGGGAAGCAAAAGCTAGTTGATACTTCTGGGCGCGTGGAGCAGTTTCGTCGCCGCTTCGGCGCCAAAACCAACTAA